In Limnohabitans sp. INBF002, one genomic interval encodes:
- the tilS gene encoding tRNA lysidine(34) synthetase TilS, with protein MAVTPTPKLTPANFPSLDALQHLGPFAVALSGGADSTALVIACATRWPGRVYAVHVHHGLQAAADGFEAHCVALCERLHVPLVVQRVNATHVAGESPEDAARQARYRALAEALQNNWGGQIQHMALAQHADDQAETLLLALSRGAGLPGLACMPAVAQRQGVTYHRPWLDVPGSQLRDALKAAGETWVEDPTNTDTRYTRNRIRAALLPVIEQAFPSFRQTFARSASHAAQAQTLLQEVADHDLQLVGNPPAIKALQHLSEARQSNVLRHWLALEHSQASAAQLQALLVQVKACTTRGHHIDIKVGRGFVRRDGAVLRCYNL; from the coding sequence ATGGCCGTTACACCGACACCAAAGCTGACGCCCGCTAACTTTCCCTCGCTGGACGCGCTCCAGCATTTAGGCCCATTCGCCGTTGCGCTCAGCGGCGGGGCCGATTCCACCGCTTTAGTCATCGCTTGTGCCACTCGCTGGCCGGGCAGGGTGTATGCCGTGCATGTGCATCACGGCTTGCAAGCGGCTGCGGATGGTTTTGAGGCGCACTGCGTGGCTTTGTGCGAACGCTTGCATGTGCCACTGGTGGTGCAGCGCGTGAATGCCACGCACGTCGCAGGCGAAAGCCCAGAAGACGCGGCCCGCCAAGCCCGTTACCGCGCACTGGCCGAGGCGCTGCAAAACAACTGGGGTGGGCAGATCCAACACATGGCCTTGGCCCAACACGCGGATGACCAAGCCGAAACCTTGTTGCTGGCGCTCTCGCGTGGCGCGGGCTTGCCGGGGCTGGCGTGCATGCCTGCTGTGGCACAGCGCCAGGGTGTGACCTATCACCGCCCTTGGTTGGATGTGCCAGGCTCGCAACTGCGTGATGCTTTGAAAGCCGCAGGCGAGACTTGGGTCGAAGACCCCACCAACACTGACACGCGCTACACGCGCAACCGCATCCGTGCGGCGTTGCTGCCCGTGATTGAGCAAGCGTTTCCTTCATTCAGACAAACCTTTGCACGCAGCGCCTCACACGCGGCACAAGCGCAAACCTTGTTGCAAGAGGTGGCGGATCATGATTTGCAGCTTGTGGGCAACCCGCCCGCTATCAAAGCCTTGCAGCACCTGAGTGAGGCGCGGCAATCGAATGTGTTGCGTCATTGGCTGGCGCTCGAACATTCGCAAGCCAGTGCGGCGCAACTGCAAGCGTTACTGGTTCAAGTGAAAGCTTGCACCACGCGAGGCCACCACATCGACATCAAGGTGGGGCGTGGGTTTGTGCGTCGCGATGGGGCTGTGTTGCGTTGCTACAATCTGTAG
- a CDS encoding acetyl-CoA carboxylase carboxyltransferase subunit alpha, with product MAKKTFLDFEQPIAELEGKIDELRYVQSESAVDISDEIDQLSKKSLQLTKEIYSDLTPWQITKIARHAERPYTLDYINDIFTDFVEMHGDRHFADDLSIVGGLARFNGNACMVLGQQKGRDTKERAARNFGMSRPEGYRKALRLMKTAEKFKLPVFTFVDTPGAYPGIDAEERSQSEAIGRNIFEMAQLEVPIITTIIGEGGSGGALAISVADQVLMLQYSVYSVISPEGCASILWKTSERAEDAAEQLGITAHRLKALGLVDKIVNEPVGGAHRDPKQMAAQLKRGLNDAWRQVTDMKVKELLDKRYERLQSYGRYTDTKADAR from the coding sequence TTGGCTAAAAAAACCTTCCTCGACTTTGAACAACCGATTGCTGAACTTGAAGGCAAGATCGACGAACTGCGCTATGTGCAAAGCGAGTCAGCAGTGGATATTTCGGACGAGATTGACCAGCTCAGCAAGAAAAGCTTGCAGCTGACCAAAGAAATTTACAGCGACCTCACACCTTGGCAAATCACCAAGATTGCCCGCCACGCCGAGCGTCCTTACACGCTGGACTACATCAACGACATCTTCACCGACTTCGTGGAAATGCATGGCGACCGCCACTTTGCCGATGACTTGAGCATCGTGGGTGGTTTGGCCCGTTTCAACGGCAACGCCTGCATGGTCTTGGGTCAACAAAAAGGCCGCGACACCAAAGAGCGCGCTGCGCGTAACTTTGGCATGAGCCGCCCTGAGGGTTACCGCAAAGCCTTGCGCTTGATGAAGACCGCCGAGAAGTTCAAGCTCCCCGTGTTCACGTTTGTCGACACGCCCGGCGCTTACCCCGGCATTGACGCGGAAGAGCGCAGTCAGTCCGAAGCCATTGGCCGCAACATTTTTGAAATGGCTCAGCTCGAAGTGCCCATCATCACCACCATCATTGGTGAAGGTGGCTCGGGCGGCGCGTTGGCCATCAGCGTGGCAGACCAAGTGTTGATGCTGCAGTACTCGGTGTACTCGGTCATCAGCCCCGAAGGTTGCGCCTCGATTTTGTGGAAAACATCTGAGCGCGCCGAAGACGCTGCGGAACAGCTGGGCATCACTGCCCATCGCCTGAAGGCTTTGGGCTTGGTTGACAAAATCGTGAACGAGCCCGTGGGTGGCGCACACCGCGACCCCAAGCAAATGGCGGCTCAGCTCAAGCGCGGCTTGAACGACGCATGGCGCCAAGTGACCGACATGAAGGTCAAAGAGCTGCTCGACAAGCGCTACGAGCGTCTGCAAAGCTATGGCCGTTACACCGACACCAAAGCTGACGCCCGCTAA
- a CDS encoding DNA-3-methyladenine glycosylase 2 family protein codes for MGQDKVTIATPEYWAEACKHLVKKDRVMKRLIPQFGEASLQSRGDAFVTLARSIVGQQVSVKAAQTVWDRFVKLPRKITPANVLKLKVDDMRAAGLSARKVEYIVDLALHFDNGALHVKKWSEMTDDAIIEELVAIRGIGRWTAEMFLIFHLMRPNVLPLDDVGLINGISHNYFSGEAVSRSEAREVAAAWAPYCSVATWYIWRSLDPLPVEY; via the coding sequence GTGGGTCAAGACAAAGTCACCATCGCCACGCCCGAGTATTGGGCAGAGGCATGCAAACACTTGGTTAAAAAAGACCGGGTGATGAAGCGCCTCATCCCTCAGTTTGGTGAGGCTTCGCTGCAGTCACGCGGAGATGCTTTTGTCACGCTGGCTCGTAGCATTGTGGGTCAGCAGGTGTCGGTCAAGGCCGCTCAAACTGTGTGGGACCGCTTTGTCAAGCTGCCTCGAAAAATCACGCCCGCCAATGTACTGAAGCTCAAGGTGGACGACATGCGCGCAGCCGGTTTGTCGGCCCGCAAGGTGGAGTACATCGTTGATTTGGCGCTGCACTTTGACAACGGCGCTTTGCATGTGAAAAAGTGGTCCGAGATGACGGACGACGCCATCATCGAAGAACTGGTGGCCATTCGCGGCATTGGCCGTTGGACGGCTGAGATGTTTTTGATCTTTCACCTCATGCGCCCCAACGTGTTGCCGCTGGATGATGTGGGCCTGATCAATGGCATCAGCCACAACTATTTTTCAGGTGAGGCGGTCAGCCGCAGCGAAGCCCGAGAAGTGGCTGCGGCATGGGCCCCTTATTGCAGTGTGGCAACTTGGTATATTTGGCGCTCGCTAGATCCGCTGCCAGTGGAATATTGA
- the cysS gene encoding cysteine--tRNA ligase gives MTLRIHNTLTRALENFSPLEPGHVRMYVCGMTVYDLCHLGHARSMVAFDVVQRWLKASGYRVTYVRNITDIDDKIIKRSLENGETVRGLTDRMIDALHQDADALGIERPTHEPRAMDYVPQMLAMIGILQDKGLAYQASNGDVNYAVRKFPGYGKLSGKSLDELQAGERVAVDDGKQDPLDFVLWKSAKTSEPDEVKWASPFGAGRPGWHIECSAMSCEMLGQSFDIHGGGADLQFPHHENEIAQSEGANGQKMASVWMHNGFINVDNEKMSKSLGNFFTIRDVLKEFDAETVRFFVVRSHYRSQLNYSDVHLNDARGALKRLYTALGTVTPDEVTIDWAEPHAARFKAAMDEDFGTPEAVAVLFELASEVNRTQSAQTAGLLKALGGVLGLLQDDPKAFAQAGAGVDEEAIQAQIAARAAAKAAKNFAEADRIRQALAADGIVLKDSPTGTTWERG, from the coding sequence ATGACGCTTCGCATTCACAACACGCTCACGCGTGCGCTGGAGAACTTTTCGCCGTTAGAACCTGGCCATGTGCGCATGTACGTGTGCGGCATGACCGTGTACGACCTGTGCCATTTGGGCCATGCCCGTTCGATGGTGGCGTTTGATGTGGTGCAGCGCTGGCTCAAGGCCAGCGGCTACCGCGTGACCTATGTGCGCAACATCACCGACATTGACGACAAGATCATCAAGCGTTCGTTAGAAAACGGCGAAACCGTGCGCGGCCTGACCGATCGCATGATCGACGCCTTGCACCAAGACGCCGACGCTTTGGGCATCGAGCGCCCCACGCACGAGCCCCGTGCCATGGACTATGTGCCGCAAATGCTGGCCATGATTGGCATCTTGCAAGACAAAGGCTTGGCCTACCAAGCCAGCAACGGCGATGTGAACTACGCCGTGCGCAAGTTTCCCGGCTATGGCAAGTTGTCCGGCAAGTCGCTGGACGAGTTGCAAGCGGGCGAGCGCGTGGCGGTCGACGATGGCAAGCAAGACCCGCTGGACTTTGTGCTGTGGAAATCGGCAAAAACAAGCGAGCCCGACGAAGTGAAATGGGCCAGCCCCTTTGGCGCAGGCCGCCCCGGCTGGCACATCGAGTGCTCGGCCATGAGCTGCGAGATGTTGGGCCAAAGCTTTGACATCCACGGCGGTGGCGCTGATTTGCAGTTCCCGCACCACGAAAACGAAATTGCCCAAAGCGAAGGCGCGAACGGCCAAAAGATGGCCAGCGTGTGGATGCACAACGGCTTCATCAATGTGGACAACGAAAAAATGTCCAAGAGTTTGGGCAATTTCTTCACCATCCGTGATGTGCTCAAAGAATTTGACGCCGAAACTGTGCGTTTCTTTGTGGTGCGCAGCCACTACCGCAGCCAGCTCAATTACAGCGATGTGCATTTGAACGACGCCCGTGGCGCCTTGAAGCGCCTCTACACCGCGTTGGGCACAGTGACGCCTGATGAAGTGACGATCGATTGGGCTGAGCCCCATGCCGCACGCTTCAAAGCCGCCATGGACGAAGACTTTGGCACCCCCGAAGCCGTCGCCGTGTTGTTTGAACTCGCCAGCGAAGTCAACCGCACGCAATCGGCGCAGACCGCTGGTTTGCTCAAAGCCTTGGGCGGCGTGTTGGGTTTGTTGCAAGACGACCCCAAAGCCTTTGCCCAAGCCGGTGCAGGCGTGGACGAAGAAGCCATTCAGGCCCAAATCGCGGCCCGCGCTGCCGCCAAGGCGGCCAAGAATTTTGCCGAGGCAGACCGCATTCGCCAAGCCTTAGCTGCTGATGGCATCGTGCTTAAAGATTCGCCCACGGGCACGACATGGGAGCGTGGCTAA
- a CDS encoding tetratricopeptide repeat protein, giving the protein MTNPHAPSSAKYLAMPAARQTFAQTRWVTAWTLGLALGFSSLNVTAQSVEALEWQPGQSTLPTVISTPHNDVRKLLRQAKYPQALLLVNKGLAANPRDPQMQFWQGYIFEQLGQPEMALKVYIDLTQEYPELAEPHNNLGVIYAAKGDYPNAKASLDKALRANPNYAAAHENMGDLLVNMARHSYAQSLAIEPKQRDLTQKMERLKPVLAMTQGKP; this is encoded by the coding sequence ATGACAAACCCTCACGCCCCCTCCTCAGCCAAGTATTTGGCAATGCCTGCTGCTCGCCAAACCTTCGCGCAAACCCGATGGGTGACTGCATGGACCTTGGGTTTGGCTTTGGGTTTCAGTTCATTGAACGTGACCGCGCAAAGTGTTGAGGCCTTGGAGTGGCAGCCCGGCCAATCCACCCTCCCCACTGTGATCAGCACACCCCACAACGACGTGCGCAAGCTGTTGCGTCAAGCCAAGTACCCGCAAGCCTTGCTGCTGGTCAACAAAGGCTTGGCGGCCAACCCACGAGACCCGCAAATGCAGTTTTGGCAGGGTTATATTTTTGAGCAGCTGGGGCAGCCAGAGATGGCATTGAAGGTCTACATCGATCTCACACAAGAGTACCCCGAGCTGGCTGAGCCCCACAACAATTTGGGAGTGATCTACGCAGCCAAGGGCGACTACCCCAATGCCAAGGCCTCCTTAGACAAGGCCTTGCGTGCAAACCCAAATTACGCCGCAGCCCACGAGAATATGGGAGACCTGCTGGTCAACATGGCACGCCATTCGTATGCGCAATCTTTGGCCATTGAGCCTAAGCAGCGTGATCTCACTCAAAAAATGGAACGGCTCAAACCCGTTCTCGCAATGACCCAAGGCAAACCATGA
- a CDS encoding peptidylprolyl isomerase — protein sequence MTLSLLNRRTLCGLSFCALAWLGLAPAAIAQDAPRVKFVTNAGEFVVEVYPDKAPKTVDNFLQYVRDKHYEGTIFHRVIGNFMVQGGGYDQRYIERRTRPPVEHEGREALAKGGPRNTVGTLAMARTNVPNSATAQFFINVVDNGFLDPSPQQPGYTVFGKVISGMETITKIKSVQTGFGGPFPSDVPRTPIVIQSATVL from the coding sequence ATGACACTTTCATTGTTGAACCGCCGCACCTTGTGTGGCCTCAGTTTTTGCGCCCTCGCCTGGTTGGGTTTGGCGCCAGCCGCCATCGCCCAAGACGCACCCCGCGTCAAGTTCGTCACCAACGCGGGCGAGTTTGTGGTTGAGGTCTACCCAGACAAAGCCCCCAAGACGGTCGACAACTTTTTGCAATACGTGCGCGACAAACACTACGAAGGCACCATTTTTCACCGCGTGATTGGCAACTTCATGGTGCAAGGCGGTGGCTACGACCAACGCTACATTGAACGCCGCACACGCCCCCCTGTTGAACACGAAGGCCGCGAAGCCTTGGCCAAAGGCGGTCCGCGCAACACCGTGGGCACCCTTGCCATGGCGCGCACCAATGTGCCGAATTCAGCCACAGCTCAGTTCTTCATCAACGTGGTGGACAACGGTTTTCTAGACCCCTCCCCCCAACAACCCGGCTACACCGTGTTTGGCAAAGTGATCTCGGGCATGGAGACCATCACCAAGATCAAAAGCGTACAGACTGGCTTCGGCGGTCCCTTCCCCTCGGATGTGCCACGCACCCCCATCGTCATTCAATCCGCCACGGTGCTCTGA
- a CDS encoding peptidylprolyl isomerase gives MSNPQVELHILDHGVITIELDAEKAPKCTENFLHYVNKGHYDKTIFHRVIPGFMVQGGGFEPGMTQKECDAPIENEANNGLKNNHYTLAMARTSDPHSATAQFFINVADNEFLNHKAPSMQGWGYAVFGKVVSGNDVVDKIAAVKTGRKGFHDDVPKEDVVIEKAVAL, from the coding sequence ATGAGCAACCCACAAGTCGAACTGCACATCTTGGACCACGGCGTCATCACCATCGAACTCGACGCTGAAAAAGCACCGAAATGCACAGAGAACTTCTTGCACTACGTGAACAAAGGTCACTACGACAAAACCATTTTTCACCGCGTGATTCCCGGCTTCATGGTCCAAGGCGGCGGTTTCGAGCCCGGCATGACGCAAAAAGAATGCGACGCGCCGATTGAAAACGAAGCCAACAACGGCCTCAAAAACAACCACTACACGCTGGCCATGGCCCGCACGTCTGACCCACACTCGGCCACCGCCCAGTTCTTCATCAACGTGGCTGACAACGAGTTTTTGAACCACAAAGCACCCAGCATGCAAGGCTGGGGCTATGCCGTGTTTGGCAAAGTCGTGAGCGGCAATGACGTGGTCGACAAAATCGCCGCCGTCAAAACCGGCCGCAAAGGCTTCCATGACGACGTGCCCAAAGAAGACGTGGTGATTGAGAAAGCCGTCGCGCTCTAA
- a CDS encoding UDP-2,3-diacylglucosamine diphosphatase, which produces MTHLPPAPSETPCVRAQPAWQRIDFISDLHLDAGEPATFEAWAQHMAHTPADALFILGDLFEVWVGDDNPDPFALQCMAVLKATALRMPVYFMCGNRDFLVGAELLSTTGMQGLSDPTVLDLGTAGDSTPTRILLSHGDALCLDDHDYLAFRAQVRQSEWQAAFLAKPLAERQAYARSVRAQSEALKRSHADYADVDTQAAIAWLKATDAQVLLHGHTHKPAVHDLGDGLSRWVLSDWHADSQPPRLEVLSWLREEAHNPTHGLRRLTLTTN; this is translated from the coding sequence ATGACGCATCTGCCACCCGCGCCTAGCGAGACACCGTGTGTGCGGGCCCAGCCCGCGTGGCAGCGCATCGACTTCATTTCCGACCTGCACCTAGATGCAGGCGAGCCTGCCACCTTCGAGGCGTGGGCCCAGCACATGGCACACACCCCAGCAGACGCCCTCTTCATCTTGGGCGATTTGTTTGAAGTGTGGGTGGGCGATGACAACCCAGACCCCTTCGCCCTGCAATGCATGGCCGTTCTCAAAGCCACGGCGTTGCGCATGCCTGTGTATTTCATGTGCGGCAACCGCGACTTTTTGGTGGGCGCTGAGTTGCTCAGCACCACGGGCATGCAAGGCCTGAGCGACCCCACGGTGCTAGACCTTGGGACTGCGGGAGATTCAACGCCCACGCGCATCTTGCTCAGCCACGGCGACGCGCTGTGTTTGGACGACCACGATTACTTGGCGTTTCGCGCCCAAGTGCGCCAATCTGAATGGCAAGCCGCCTTCTTAGCCAAACCTTTGGCTGAGCGCCAAGCCTATGCGCGCAGCGTGCGCGCCCAAAGCGAAGCACTCAAACGCAGCCACGCTGATTACGCAGATGTAGACACCCAAGCCGCCATCGCATGGCTCAAGGCCACGGATGCGCAAGTGCTGCTGCACGGCCACACCCACAAGCCTGCTGTGCATGACTTAGGTGACGGCCTGAGCCGTTGGGTACTGAGCGATTGGCATGCGGATAGCCAACCACCTCGCTTGGAGGTGCTGAGCTGGTTACGAGAAGAAGCGCACAACCCCACGCACGGGCTGCGTCGATTGACCTTGACTACAAACTAG
- a CDS encoding DUF349 domain-containing protein, with protein MTDSSNKPLDLAALDKLTGGAFTVSTSADRTARLRDWLAGQPTLEQLQAVFDEMSHRDKGAAKVLREKLDELRRSKDQDALVQEWAAKGEALRDAAHINLGDAMGWQRDAAKAGAPLSREPLAGLKTALAERVKAIEDLQHQTQVQREAAVLLAQRIEVLSTKPWQDALAQRDALQADLDRWVAQAQALAADAQWPSVDAKFAPALQTSTQQVQAVWTAFCEALTLTEAAAADAAAPLPAVPAWSDQIRVARGEVLPQAAAPAKAPKPAAAGVDATRKVKPTADKAVVDQKRLELAMQAEALFKPAPAAKPAKAKAAKAEDAAQEAVVIEPVVTEAPAAEVAPSVAEAAPSAETAAPEATTQAVEAEKPAAKADDVARIPAMGGRKMQETLRNLREQWKKIDKEAAPNPALWKRFDSACNRAHEVVDAWLKEARAQTTAHKAQRLALIEEVKAWSVEHANGPDWKGVARQLHQFAQRWRESGHLSEKMFAELQPVWKTAIHAAHEPLENAQKASLARRHALIAEAQALGAATSLRVDAVKALQQRWQEEAHTVVLDRKQEQKLWDAFRQPIDEAFARKSSVREQSQAALTPYDKAVLDAAKALDSATAKGDGAAIRAAMQALEQIARGEVVASPAAAATPAASIEQAAEAVTPSDASEAPATETAPSDTSAGDVTDASVSEDAVAEPVAEAAPVKPKAAPRPVVAVRGDDRPGQKRTEAAPAARGGRDGKPGGKFGDKPSFGRDGKPSRDGGREGFAPRGPRLGDAAFRAQRHALESAQDALRRLAAQAHGEVLTQLMHAWEKRDAAQLPAAQAIGSKLSPAQRTQWSQALAAQPKGDAVTPLLRLEVAADLPTPAAQMDARRALQLQMLTRRNDPSPQMTWAADAAQVLGGAYDEAAARRLQAALKVLLKR; from the coding sequence GTGACTGATTCTTCGAACAAACCCCTCGACCTCGCCGCCTTAGACAAATTGACTGGCGGGGCCTTTACCGTTTCCACCTCGGCAGACCGCACCGCGCGCCTGCGCGACTGGCTGGCTGGCCAGCCCACGTTGGAGCAACTGCAAGCCGTCTTCGACGAAATGAGCCACCGCGACAAGGGCGCCGCCAAAGTGCTGCGCGAGAAGCTCGACGAGCTGCGCCGCAGCAAAGACCAAGATGCGTTGGTGCAAGAGTGGGCCGCCAAAGGCGAAGCCCTGCGCGATGCGGCCCACATCAATTTGGGCGATGCCATGGGTTGGCAGCGTGATGCTGCCAAAGCCGGTGCCCCGTTGTCTCGCGAGCCATTGGCCGGTTTGAAAACCGCCTTGGCCGAGCGCGTCAAAGCCATTGAAGACCTGCAACACCAAACCCAAGTGCAGCGCGAAGCCGCTGTGTTGTTGGCCCAGCGCATTGAAGTGTTGTCCACCAAACCTTGGCAAGATGCCTTGGCCCAACGCGATGCGCTGCAAGCCGACCTCGACCGTTGGGTGGCACAAGCCCAAGCCTTGGCGGCAGACGCCCAATGGCCCAGCGTGGACGCCAAATTTGCGCCTGCTTTGCAAACCAGCACCCAACAGGTGCAAGCCGTGTGGACCGCTTTCTGCGAGGCGTTGACACTGACCGAAGCCGCTGCTGCCGATGCTGCCGCGCCATTGCCCGCCGTGCCCGCCTGGTCTGACCAAATTCGTGTGGCCCGTGGCGAAGTGTTGCCCCAAGCCGCTGCACCTGCCAAAGCCCCCAAGCCCGCTGCCGCTGGCGTGGATGCCACCCGCAAAGTCAAACCCACTGCCGACAAGGCTGTGGTGGACCAAAAGCGTTTAGAGCTGGCCATGCAAGCCGAGGCTTTGTTCAAGCCCGCGCCTGCGGCTAAGCCTGCGAAGGCTAAAGCGGCCAAGGCGGAGGACGCTGCGCAAGAGGCTGTGGTGATTGAGCCGGTTGTTACAGAGGCTCCTGCCGCAGAAGTCGCCCCAAGCGTCGCAGAAGCAGCGCCATCGGCTGAGACCGCCGCACCTGAAGCCACAACGCAAGCCGTGGAAGCTGAAAAACCTGCGGCCAAAGCCGACGACGTGGCGCGCATCCCCGCCATGGGTGGTCGCAAAATGCAAGAAACCTTGCGCAATTTGCGCGAGCAATGGAAAAAAATCGACAAAGAAGCCGCGCCCAACCCCGCGTTGTGGAAGCGTTTCGACTCGGCTTGTAACCGCGCCCACGAAGTGGTGGACGCCTGGCTCAAAGAAGCCCGCGCGCAAACCACTGCGCACAAAGCCCAGCGCTTGGCCTTGATTGAAGAAGTCAAAGCCTGGTCGGTTGAACACGCCAATGGCCCAGACTGGAAAGGCGTGGCGCGTCAGTTGCACCAGTTCGCCCAACGCTGGCGCGAGAGCGGCCACCTGAGCGAAAAAATGTTTGCTGAATTGCAGCCCGTTTGGAAAACCGCCATTCACGCCGCACACGAGCCGTTGGAAAACGCACAAAAAGCCAGCTTGGCTCGCCGTCACGCCTTGATTGCCGAAGCCCAAGCCTTGGGTGCGGCTACCAGCTTGCGTGTGGACGCTGTCAAAGCGCTGCAACAGCGTTGGCAAGAAGAAGCCCACACCGTGGTGTTGGACCGCAAGCAAGAACAAAAATTGTGGGACGCCTTCCGCCAACCGATTGACGAAGCCTTTGCCCGCAAATCGTCGGTGCGCGAGCAATCGCAAGCCGCGCTGACGCCGTACGACAAAGCCGTGCTTGACGCCGCCAAAGCGTTGGACTCTGCCACAGCCAAAGGCGACGGCGCGGCCATTCGTGCGGCCATGCAAGCACTGGAACAAATCGCTCGCGGTGAAGTGGTGGCAAGCCCTGCGGCTGCGGCCACCCCAGCTGCTTCGATTGAACAAGCTGCAGAAGCTGTGACACCCAGCGATGCCTCTGAAGCCCCCGCTACAGAAACCGCACCCAGCGACACAAGCGCTGGCGACGTCACGGACGCCTCAGTTTCAGAGGACGCCGTTGCTGAACCCGTGGCTGAAGCTGCGCCCGTCAAGCCAAAAGCAGCCCCCCGTCCAGTGGTGGCTGTGCGTGGCGATGACCGCCCAGGCCAAAAGCGCACCGAGGCTGCCCCTGCAGCGCGCGGTGGTCGTGATGGCAAGCCCGGTGGCAAGTTTGGCGACAAGCCTAGCTTTGGCCGTGATGGCAAGCCTTCACGCGACGGTGGTCGCGAGGGCTTTGCACCACGTGGTCCTCGTTTGGGTGACGCGGCTTTCCGCGCCCAACGTCACGCCTTGGAATCTGCACAAGACGCCTTGCGCCGCTTGGCTGCACAAGCCCATGGCGAAGTGCTGACCCAGCTCATGCACGCGTGGGAAAAGCGCGACGCCGCGCAACTGCCAGCTGCGCAAGCGATTGGCAGCAAACTGTCGCCAGCCCAACGCACGCAATGGTCACAAGCCTTGGCCGCTCAGCCTAAAGGTGACGCGGTTACGCCGTTGTTGCGTTTGGAAGTGGCGGCTGATTTGCCCACGCCCGCTGCGCAGATGGATGCCCGTCGTGCTTTGCAGTTGCAAATGCTCACACGTCGCAACGACCCATCTCCACAAATGACTTGGGCGGCTGACGCCGCGCAAGTGTTGGGTGGTGCGTATGACGAAGCCGCAGCTCGTCGCTTGCAAGCGGCGCTGAAAGTGTTGCTCAAGCGCTAA
- a CDS encoding lytic transglycosylase domain-containing protein, with protein MFARLQLGLRTFATDVAQGFFAISHNGLAVVGLSIFFFAVALTVRPDLRVVTEAKVISWLQERQYDETGIATDAEAVDRATATDPRDLPKQQANLAYWLSKKYRVAPEPLSALVSEAYDVGPSNQIEPTLILAVMAVESGFNPFAQSHVGAQGLMQVMTKVHEQKYQGFGGALAAFDPVANVRVGVNVLKECINRAGSLEGGLKLYVGAGNMKDDQGYAGKVMAENARLQQVAKGVKVPITPPPSTAAEAATARLESLWEKAQRLTPFGKDPKDDEEPR; from the coding sequence ATGTTCGCCAGATTACAGCTAGGTCTACGTACCTTTGCAACGGACGTGGCGCAAGGTTTTTTTGCCATTTCTCACAACGGCTTGGCCGTGGTGGGCTTGTCCATCTTCTTTTTCGCCGTGGCGCTGACGGTGCGCCCCGACCTGCGTGTGGTGACAGAAGCCAAGGTCATCAGCTGGCTACAAGAGCGCCAGTACGACGAAACAGGCATCGCCACTGATGCCGAGGCGGTTGACCGTGCCACCGCCACCGACCCCCGCGACCTGCCCAAACAACAAGCCAACCTCGCCTATTGGTTGAGCAAAAAATACCGCGTGGCGCCAGAACCTTTGAGCGCTTTGGTCTCAGAAGCCTACGACGTGGGCCCCAGCAACCAAATTGAGCCCACCCTCATCTTGGCCGTCATGGCTGTGGAGTCTGGCTTTAACCCCTTTGCCCAAAGCCATGTGGGCGCCCAAGGCCTGATGCAAGTGATGACCAAGGTCCACGAGCAGAAATACCAAGGCTTTGGTGGCGCTTTGGCCGCGTTTGACCCCGTGGCCAACGTGCGCGTGGGCGTCAACGTGCTCAAAGAGTGCATCAACCGGGCAGGTAGCTTGGAAGGCGGCCTCAAGCTCTATGTGGGCGCTGGCAATATGAAAGACGACCAAGGCTACGCTGGCAAGGTCATGGCCGAAAACGCCCGCCTGCAACAAGTGGCCAAAGGCGTGAAAGTGCCAATTACCCCGCCACCGTCGACGGCTGCCGAGGCCGCCACGGCCCGTTTGGAAAGCCTGTGGGAGAAAGCCCAGCGCTTGACGCCCTTTGGCAAAGACCCCAAAGACGACGAGGAACCACGGTAA